From Orcinus orca chromosome 3, mOrcOrc1.1, whole genome shotgun sequence, a single genomic window includes:
- the WDR55 gene encoding WD repeat-containing protein 55 isoform X3 has translation MDMRQHEEYIADMALDPAKKLLLTASGDGCLGVFNIRRRRFELLSEPQSGDLTSVTLMKCGKKVACGSSEGTIYLFNWDGFGATSDRFALRAESIDCMVPVTESLLCTGSTDGVIRAVNILPNRVVGSVGQHAGEPVEKLALSHCGRFLASSGHDQRLKFWDMAQLRALVVDDYRRRKKKGGPLRALSSKAWSTDDFFAGLREEGEDATAQEEEETEDDSD, from the exons ATGGATATGCGGCAGCATGAGGAGTACATTGCTGACATGGCTCTGGACCCAGCCAAGAAGCTGCTGCTGACAGCCAG CGGAGATGGCTGCCTTGGTGTCTTCAACATCAGACGACGCCGGTTCGAGTTGCTCTCCGAGCCTCAGTCTGGAGACCTGACCTCTGTCACACTTATGAAA TGTGGGAAGAAGGTGGCCTGTGGCTCCAGTGAAGGTACCATCTACCTCTTCAACTGGGATGGCTTTGGGGCCACAAGTGACCGCTTTGCCCTGAGAGCTGAGTCCATTGACTGCATGGTTCCAGTCACTGAGAGTCTGCTGTGTACCGGCTCCACTGATGGAGTCATCAG GGCTGTCAACATCCTGCCAAACCGAGTGGTGGGCAGTGTGGGCCAACATGCCGGGGAACCTGTGGAGAAGCTAGCCCTCTCCCACTGTGGCCGCTTCCTGGCCAGCAGTGGCCATGACCAGCGCCTCAAGTTTTGGGACATGGCCCAGCTGCGGGCTTTGGTGGTGGATGACTACCGCCGGCGCAAGAAAAAGGGAGGGCCACTACGGGCGCTGAGCAGCAAGGCCTGGAGCACGGATGACTTCTTTGCAGgactgagggaggagggagaggacgcCACAgctcaggaggaggaggagactgaggatGACAGTGACTGA